A single region of the Aeromicrobium chenweiae genome encodes:
- a CDS encoding zinc ribbon domain-containing protein, protein MKADPTAQAALLELQSTDAILSQLQHRRNTLPELARITELEAQIKDVDGTRIELDTQVSDLSRAQKKADAEVEQVRTRRTRDEERLNSGAVKNPKDLESLQRELVALERRISTLEDEELEVMEKLEDAQTGLASVQGDLDSLKAELAEQVSARDAAIEVIDQQASDAQAERGSIADGIPADLITLYDKLRGQYGTGAAALRARRCEGCRLELNGADLRELAAAPEDDVLRCPECSRILVRTPESGL, encoded by the coding sequence GTGAAAGCCGACCCCACCGCCCAGGCCGCGCTGCTCGAGCTGCAGTCCACGGACGCGATCCTCAGCCAGCTCCAGCACCGCAGGAACACCCTCCCCGAGCTCGCCCGCATCACCGAGCTCGAGGCCCAGATCAAGGACGTCGACGGCACGCGCATCGAGCTCGACACGCAGGTCTCGGACCTGAGCCGCGCGCAGAAGAAGGCCGACGCCGAGGTCGAGCAGGTCAGGACCCGACGCACCCGTGACGAGGAGCGCCTCAACTCCGGAGCCGTCAAGAACCCGAAGGACCTCGAGAGCCTGCAGCGCGAGCTGGTCGCGCTCGAGCGCCGCATCTCGACCCTGGAGGACGAGGAGCTCGAGGTCATGGAGAAGCTCGAGGACGCCCAGACCGGGCTCGCCTCGGTCCAGGGAGATCTCGACAGCCTGAAGGCCGAGCTGGCCGAGCAGGTCTCCGCGCGCGACGCCGCGATCGAGGTCATCGACCAGCAGGCGTCCGACGCCCAGGCCGAGCGCGGCTCGATCGCCGACGGCATCCCGGCCGACCTCATCACCCTCTACGACAAGCTGCGTGGCCAGTACGGCACGGGCGCCGCCGCCCTGCGCGCGCGTCGCTGCGAGGGCTGCCGGCTCGAGCTCAACGGCGCCGACCTGCGCGAGCTCGCGGCTGCGCCCGAGGACGACGTGCTGCGCTGCCCCGAGTGCAGCCGCATCCTGGTGCGTACGCCCGAATCCGGCCTGTGA
- a CDS encoding bifunctional RNase H/acid phosphatase gives MTDRVILEADGGSRGNPGPASYGALIRDADTGVVVAQRGETIGRATNNVAEYSGLIAGLELYREHTPDVRLEVRMDSKLVIEQMAGRWKIKHADMIPLAEKARRLLPPDVTWTWVPRERNKDADALANAALDDERDGGSGLVGGTAQSTPRSTPATGWSAAGGSPTTLVLVRHGVTSATERKAFSGSTGEDHGLTETGRQQADRAAAWIAERGPVDAIVTSPLRRTRETAAVIGRDLGLDVTVDAGLTETSFGDWDGYTFAEIQERWPEEMTAWLASTDVAPPGGESFGQVDRRISATRDALLTAHPGRTVVAVTHVTPIKLLVRHALGAPLSSIYKMELSPASVTTVAWWPDGNASLRGFNIVP, from the coding sequence GTGACCGATCGGGTCATCCTCGAGGCCGACGGCGGCTCGCGCGGCAACCCCGGCCCGGCGTCGTACGGGGCGCTGATCCGTGACGCCGACACCGGTGTCGTGGTTGCGCAGCGCGGCGAGACGATCGGCCGGGCGACGAACAACGTCGCGGAGTACTCCGGCCTGATCGCCGGGCTCGAGCTCTACCGTGAGCACACGCCCGACGTGCGGCTCGAGGTCAGGATGGACTCCAAGCTCGTCATCGAGCAGATGGCGGGCCGCTGGAAGATCAAGCACGCGGACATGATCCCGCTGGCCGAGAAGGCCCGGCGGCTCCTGCCGCCGGACGTGACGTGGACGTGGGTGCCGCGCGAGCGGAACAAGGACGCCGACGCCCTGGCCAATGCCGCGCTCGACGACGAGCGCGACGGCGGCTCCGGCCTGGTCGGCGGCACGGCCCAGTCCACGCCCAGGTCGACCCCCGCCACCGGGTGGTCGGCGGCCGGCGGCAGTCCGACGACCCTCGTGCTCGTCCGCCACGGCGTCACGTCCGCCACCGAGCGCAAGGCGTTCTCCGGCAGCACGGGGGAGGACCACGGACTCACCGAGACCGGTCGGCAGCAGGCCGACCGGGCAGCAGCCTGGATCGCCGAACGGGGTCCGGTCGACGCGATCGTCACGTCGCCGTTGCGCCGCACCCGGGAGACCGCAGCCGTGATCGGCCGTGACCTCGGCCTGGACGTGACCGTCGACGCGGGCCTCACGGAGACGTCGTTCGGCGACTGGGACGGCTACACGTTCGCCGAGATCCAGGAACGCTGGCCCGAGGAGATGACGGCCTGGCTGGCCTCGACCGACGTGGCGCCCCCCGGCGGCGAGTCGTTCGGCCAGGTCGATCGACGCATCTCGGCGACCCGCGACGCCCTGCTCACGGCACACCCGGGCAGGACGGTCGTCGCGGTCACCCACGTGACCCCGATCAAGCTGCTGGTGCGCCACGCCCTCGGGGCACCGCTCAGCTCGATCTACAAGATGGAGCTGTCACCCGCATCGGTCACCACGGTCGCGTGGTGGCCCGACGGCAACGCGTCGCTGCGCGGCTTCAACATCGTCCCGTAG
- a CDS encoding Nif3-like dinuclear metal center hexameric protein, producing MPTLRDVVAVLDDLYDPAWADDWDAVGTVAGDPAAKVTRVLLAVDPVSAVVDEAVAWGADLLVTHHPLWLKGVTSVAATSPKGRVVHTLITNGVALHTCHTNADSPRLGVSESMAFALGLTDVRPLEPDTDDAQPDRGSGRIGVLETPMTLTAFSEHVARSLPSHHSAVRVAGDPGRTVRTVALCGGSGDFLLGTAQAQGADVYVTSDLRHHPVSEHLEQPDPCAVVDVPHWSAEWTWLPVAAAALLERLSGVEVRVSMTVTDPWTAFVPGTV from the coding sequence ATGCCCACCCTGCGCGACGTCGTCGCTGTCCTGGACGATCTCTACGACCCCGCGTGGGCCGACGACTGGGACGCGGTCGGCACCGTCGCGGGTGACCCCGCCGCCAAGGTCACCCGGGTGCTGCTCGCGGTCGACCCGGTCTCCGCCGTGGTCGACGAGGCCGTGGCGTGGGGGGCGGACCTCCTCGTGACGCACCACCCGCTGTGGCTCAAGGGTGTGACGTCCGTCGCCGCGACGTCCCCCAAGGGCCGGGTCGTCCACACCCTCATCACGAACGGCGTCGCGCTCCACACGTGCCACACGAATGCCGACAGTCCCCGGCTCGGCGTGTCGGAGTCGATGGCGTTCGCGCTGGGGCTGACCGACGTCCGCCCCCTGGAGCCGGACACCGACGACGCACAGCCCGACCGGGGCAGCGGACGCATCGGCGTGCTCGAGACCCCCATGACGTTGACCGCGTTCTCCGAGCACGTGGCACGCAGTCTGCCCTCGCACCACAGCGCCGTGCGGGTCGCGGGGGATCCCGGCCGCACGGTGCGGACGGTCGCCCTGTGTGGCGGATCGGGGGACTTCCTGCTCGGGACCGCCCAGGCGCAGGGTGCCGACGTCTACGTGACGTCCGACCTGCGGCACCACCCCGTCAGCGAGCACCTCGAGCAGCCCGACCCGTGCGCGGTGGTGGACGTGCCGCACTGGTCGGCGGAGTGGACCTGGCTGCCGGTCGCCGCCGCAGCGCTCCTGGAACGCCTGTCCGGAGTGGAGGTCAGGGTCTCCATGACAGTGACCGATCCATGGACCGCCTTCGTGCCGGGTACGGTGTGA